In one Lycium barbarum isolate Lr01 chromosome 7, ASM1917538v2, whole genome shotgun sequence genomic region, the following are encoded:
- the LOC132604460 gene encoding late embryogenesis abundant protein D-29-like: MASRKLICVLLLVLCVSNLVSCKETHEEVEKQNKENSESWTGWAKDKTSEGLGFKSTEDDSAVKHGSDSTMDTATKAKDKITDTASGTGQYVADKTGDLKNAAEEAKNKAYETAEAAKQKTGEKAGEEKEKAYSDAEKAKQKAKEAYHKTGQAKDQAAEKMKETEEQAAKKTEEAKGNIAEKTEETKEKMKETGEHASWAKEKANEGYESAKNKSGETLEKAKETIASNLESVKETAKEKTEEIKDNIAGKKRDEEL; encoded by the exons ATGGCTTCAAGGAAGTTGATTTGTGTGTTGTTATTGGTTTTATGTGTGTCTAATTTGGTGAGTTGTAAGGAAACTCATGAGGAAGTTGAGAAGCAGAATAAAGAAAATTCAGAGTCATGGACAGGATGGGCTAAAGATAAGACTTCTGAAGGGCTAGGTTTTAAATCTACTGAAGATGATTCAGCTGTTAAACATGGTTCTGATTCAACTATGGATACTGCAACAAAGGCCAAAGACAAAATCACTGACACGGCTTCAG GAACCGGACAATATGTAGCAGACAAGACAGGAGATCTAAAGAACGCAGCCGAAGAAGCTAAGAACAAAGCATACGAAACGGCGGAAGCAGCAAAACAGAAAACAGGGGAGAAAGCAGgggaggaaaaagaaaaagcCTATTCAGATGCTgaaaaggcaaaacaaaaagCCAAAGAAGCATACCACAAAACCGGACAAGCAAAAGATCAAGCTGCAGAGAAAATGAAGGAAACGGAAGAGCAAGCAGCGAAGAAAACAGAAGAAGCGAAGGGAAACATAGCGGAAAAAACAGAGGAAACGAAAGAGAAAATGAAGGAAACTGGGGAGCACGCGAGTTGGGCTAAAGAGAAAGCAAATGAAGGATATGAAAGCGCGAAGAATAAATCAGGGGAGACATTAGAGAAAGCTAAAGAGACTATAGCTTCAAATTTGGAGAGTGTTAAGGAAACTGCTAAAGAGAAGACGGAGGAGATTAAGGATAATATAGCTGGGAAGAAACGAGATGAGGAGCTTTAG